The Bacteroidia bacterium genomic interval TCAGAGACGCAATCAATAACACCCAGGTAGTCGCAACTCGCTCAGCACTCTTACAACGTGATGGAGACATCGTAGATCTCGATGGATTCTCAAAGCTCAGCTTCAATGGTGTATCTGCTGGTAATTACTACATAGTAATCCGCCATAGAAACCACCTGGGTATGATGAGCTTGAATGCAATTTCGTTGAGCGAAGTTTCAACTACTGTTGACTTTAGCGATGGAAGTACCAATACTTGGGGAACTCAGGCCCAAAATGATTTAGGAGCCTCAGGCAAAAAGGGTATGGTTTGCGCTAATGCCAATGGTGATGGTGTAATCGATGCACTCGACCGTGGAATCTTCTGGAACTTTAGAAGTACCAGCGGATACGATCTCCACGATGCCAACTGTGATGGTGTTACGGACGCATTAGACAGAGGTGCCGGATGGAATAATCGTAGCCGTTCTGAGCAAGTACCTTACTAAATAAATGACCGAGGGCAAGGATGAGCCTTGCCCTCCTTTTAACAAGCATATTATGGTAAGATCATATATAAAACTTATACTTTGCGCCCTGCTGTTTGTAGGTCTCAACTCCTTTGCAGTTGCTCAGGTTAGCGCAGTAGTAACCATTGCTAATGAATCAAGTTCCGGAGCAGATTACTTCTTTGATATTTATATCCATGAAGCCAATGGTTCTTCTGGCGCCGTATATCTGGGAGATTCTCAATTTCGTCTCTCTTTCGATAACAGCAAATTTACCAATCCTGGAATCCATCAGGTAAGTAATCCCGGATCCTTATTCGGACAAGAAGATGGCTATAGCACATTTATTCCGACAACCACAGACGGAGGCTTCAATGATGCTATTACCCGAAACAATTATTACAATGCACTTTCTGTTGAGATTCCCAATGGGAAACCCAATATCCTTAACATCGAACTTAATGGTCCTGGGCCCGGTAATCAAACAGCTTTTGATACTCGCGTGGCGAGAATTGATGACAATCAATTCACTCACAGATTAGGTAGATACCGAATTTCAGGTTATAAAGGTTCGGGAGATCCAAGTATAACAGTTGTTACTAGTGGTAGTTTTGCTACGGCTCTACTCACTTACGCTTCTACCTCTCCATGGGGAACCTCAGTTGTAAGCCTTTCTTCAGGTGCTTTGCCGGTGGAATGGATGAGTTTTACCGCCGAAGCGACAGAGCATCAGGAAGTACAGCTGGAGTGGATCACGGGTGCTGAAATTAATAACGATAGATTTGTGATTGAGAAAAAACTCAAACATGGCGAGTTTACGGATATAGGAGCTATTCAATCCAAAGGGAATTCAACAAATCCTCAGATGTATAGTTTCTTCGATAATACCCCTATGACCAATGTGGTGTATTATCGCATCCGTCAAATTGATCTGGATGGAACCACTGATTATTCCAATACCCTTGAAGTAAAGTTCGAATGGGGAGGAGATAATCCCTATGTGGTTTTTCCAAGTCCTGCTGAGGATGAAATCACTATCGAAACTTATATCGAAGAAATGATGGATCACGAATTTTGGATTCTCGATTTGCAAGGCAAAGAAATTTCCAATGGAATGATCGAAGCTGGAAAAGCATTCCAAAAAGTTGATATCACAGAACTTTCAGAAGGTAATTATTTCATCAAAGTCCAGGGACCAAATGAAAGTATTCATCACCTGAAGTTCATGAAAAAATATTGATTAGGCATTCTTAATCAATTGGAAACAGAGGCTGTCCCATAAAGGGATGGCCTCTTTACTTTTGCCCCCCCTCAAAAGGTAATGACCATTACCTCTCAGCATTAAAAAATCACCGATAAAACAGAAGAAATTGCTATTATGACGATTTTTCGTAATTTTTATTAAATGAAATAAGGCCGCATTATCTATACTGAAATTTGCTTCTTTTCTATTTTTCCTGAACAGATTTCTTTCGAATTTATAAGCCTTTCCTTCCTGAGGCATTTACATCTTTTCTAATCAAGCTATGAAAAAACTTTACCTTAAAATTTTTCTTATTGCATTTATAGTATTTACTGGAGGCTTCAAATTAGGATTCTCTCAGGTAAGTGCTGTGATTACAATTGCTAATGAAAATATTTCAGGATCTGACTATTTCTTTGATGTTTACATTCATGAGGGAAATGCGTCCTCTGGGCCCGTTTATCTGGGAGATTCTCAGTTTCGAATTTCATTTGACAATAGCAAATTTACCAATCCCGGTTTGCACCAACTAAGCAACCCTTCTTCCTTATTTGGGCAAGAAGATGGATATGGCACCTTTGTTCCTAGCAATACGGACGGAGCATTTAATGATGCTATAACTCGGAACAACTATTACAATTCTATTTCAGTAAGTATTCCCAACGGTCGTCCAAATATTTTGAATATAGAACTCAATGGTCCAGGGCCGGGCAATCAAAATGCATTTGATACACGTGTTGCAAAAATTGATAATAATCAATTGACACATCGACTGGGAAGGTATAGAATTTCCGGTTTTAAGGGTTCCGGAGATCCCAATCTAAGCCTTGTAACTACAGGTAGCTTTTCTACAGCTTTGCTGAGCTATGGATCTAGCTCTCCCTGGAATACCTCCCTGGTAAGTATCAGCGCAGGCACCTTGCCGGTTGAATGGATGAGCTTTACAGCGACAAATACCAATAACCAGGAAGTCAAGTTGTTCTGGATTACAGCCTGGGAGATTAATAACGATCGCTTTGTGATTGAAAAGAAGTTGGAGCATGGAGATTTCACAGATATCGCAAGTTTAGCCTCTAAGGGGAATTCAAATAGTCCTCAATCCTATACATTTTATGATAATTCCCCTATGACTGAAAGAGTCTATTATCGAATTAAACAGATTGATTTGAATGGAACTGCAGATTATTCAAACACTTTGGAAGTACAGTTTGATTGGGGGAAAGATCAAGCCTACATCCTCTATCCTAGTCCGGCAGAACATAAGGTTTCCATAGAAACCTATATTCAGGAGGAAAGGGATCACGCATTTTGGGTGCTGGATTTAAGAGGAAAAGAAATGATCAATGGAAAAATCAAAAAAGGAAATTCTATAAAAAAACTAAATATTGAAGAACTTCCGGCAGGGAACTACTTCGTAAAAATTCAGGGACCAAATGATAGTATTCATTACCTGAAGTTCACAAAAAAGAATTAATTATAATTGTCAATCATTTGGTTCAGAGACTGTCTCAAAAGGCAGTCTCTTTTTATTTCAGAGGCTCACAAACGATCCATTCCCTGGTAAATAAGGCGAAATCCTCTGCTGAATGAAATATTGATGAAAAAACTTATCTGTAATTCTCCCTGAGTATAAAGAAAAAAGGAGTTGGTTAAATTGGGATTCCCCGGACAAATCCACTGATCCAGCAAGACATATGAGGCCAGGCGAAATTCGGGAACAAATCCAATCTTTTTGTCCTCAAATAAATGTCCAGGAAAATGGAAGGAACACTCCCTGATTTCCATTGATATGGGATTTTTCGGAACTAAATCAAGAAACTCTCTATCCAAAAACCACCACAAAAAGGAATTAACCTCCGGAGGAAAATGAAGCTGACTTCCTTCCAACCGAATCGGATAGCTTTTCACTTCATTGCCCCAAGCCAGACTTTTAATGGGCGAAGCCTGTGTAAAGCTTTCCTGATAATACAAAGCCCCATTCTTCTCTATAACTTCCAGCAAGAGGGTGTCTCCCGTGCTTTTATAGCTTGATGTGCAAGCCATAAACATTTCGTAACGAGAAACTTGTCCGGGTTTAGGATTGAGCAAATCCACTCTTTCCTGTTGCGGACTCACGCTAAAGTTGTTTGAGAAATTTGTACAGGCAGAGAGTAATATCCCTCCTATTACGGAGAAGTGTAGGCCTTTCATAGCATCTTGCTTGAAGATAAATTAAGATGCTTGCCTCGATGTTTCTAACACATATGAATCTAAAAGTCTTCGCTGTATTTCCCTTTAATTGCTACTACTTCTTTCCAAAGAAGAGTTTTGTGGCAGATCAGCATTGATAAGTTTAAATCCTTTTCTTCCAAAAGCATTTAAATAATAGCTCATTTCCAGCTCTCTATGGTTGTAAAACAGATATGAGTATAGGTAGTTTGGTTCGCATGAAACTACATGCTGATTAGCTAACACATATGGGCCAATCTCAAAGCGATCAATATAGCCCGTTTCATTGCCTGTAAAAATCTCATTCCCCAACATTACCAAACAGCTTTGTTGATACATAGATATAGATTCCTTTGGCTTTAAATGAAGATAATCGCTTTCATAAAACCAGAACAATTTGGATCTATTCCGCTCAGGTAGATATAGCTGATTTTTAACACTATATAAAGGATATTCAACTATCCTTCTTCCAGATACAGATTTTCTAATTGGAGAATTTTTTGTAAATGATTCTCGGAGGAATAACACGCCTTCCTTTTCCGTAATTTGAAGTTTCAAGGTATCACCTGTTAATTCGAAACTCGAAATACATCCCTCAAACCTTTCATAATAAGAAATTTGTCCAGGAATAGGATTACTTAAATCGATACGGTACCACTCAGGCGAAAGTGAATATGATTCCTCATAATTAACACAAGCGCTAATACTAAATAGGAGTATGGCAAGAAATAACAGTTTGAAGTAGTTTTTCATGTTTTCGTAGTTTTTAGAGAATAGCCTTAATTTAGTAACGCCAAAATCAAACTCC includes:
- a CDS encoding T9SS type A sorting domain-containing protein, with amino-acid sequence MVRSYIKLILCALLFVGLNSFAVAQVSAVVTIANESSSGADYFFDIYIHEANGSSGAVYLGDSQFRLSFDNSKFTNPGIHQVSNPGSLFGQEDGYSTFIPTTTDGGFNDAITRNNYYNALSVEIPNGKPNILNIELNGPGPGNQTAFDTRVARIDDNQFTHRLGRYRISGYKGSGDPSITVVTSGSFATALLTYASTSPWGTSVVSLSSGALPVEWMSFTAEATEHQEVQLEWITGAEINNDRFVIEKKLKHGEFTDIGAIQSKGNSTNPQMYSFFDNTPMTNVVYYRIRQIDLDGTTDYSNTLEVKFEWGGDNPYVVFPSPAEDEITIETYIEEMMDHEFWILDLQGKEISNGMIEAGKAFQKVDITELSEGNYFIKVQGPNESIHHLKFMKKY
- a CDS encoding T9SS type A sorting domain-containing protein, yielding MKKLYLKIFLIAFIVFTGGFKLGFSQVSAVITIANENISGSDYFFDVYIHEGNASSGPVYLGDSQFRISFDNSKFTNPGLHQLSNPSSLFGQEDGYGTFVPSNTDGAFNDAITRNNYYNSISVSIPNGRPNILNIELNGPGPGNQNAFDTRVAKIDNNQLTHRLGRYRISGFKGSGDPNLSLVTTGSFSTALLSYGSSSPWNTSLVSISAGTLPVEWMSFTATNTNNQEVKLFWITAWEINNDRFVIEKKLEHGDFTDIASLASKGNSNSPQSYTFYDNSPMTERVYYRIKQIDLNGTADYSNTLEVQFDWGKDQAYILYPSPAEHKVSIETYIQEERDHAFWVLDLRGKEMINGKIKKGNSIKKLNIEELPAGNYFVKIQGPNDSIHYLKFTKKN